Part of the Prionailurus viverrinus isolate Anna unplaced genomic scaffold, UM_Priviv_1.0 scaffold_45, whole genome shotgun sequence genome, CATGTGAATGGATGGGAGTCCACAAACACGTCCCACACACGCGGCCAGGTGGTCCGAAGCCTCTACGGTTTCAAGGAGGATTAAAGGAGACCACACGGGGCTGGTCTGCTGGGCCGTGGGCAGTCGGCCCTGACACACCCAACCCTGTAGCATTTGGCAAACTGACCCAGTCTGCACCATCATGGCCCCTTGTCACATAGTTCTATGAACTATGTTCTATAGTTCTAGTTCTAGAACTATCACCTGGCAAGAAGGTCCTCCCAGGCACCCTCCCACAGCAGCAGAGCTAACAGAGCCCTAGGGAGGAGAGAGCCAGAGCCAAAGGGGTTCCAGGAGCACTGGGTCAGCACGCTCACTCAAGGCTCACCCCATGGCTCCCAGAGCCTTCACTGTTTAGGGCCCCGGACATCTCTGACCACAGGCTGTGGTATGAATGACACTGTGGGAGCAGGGGACACCAGTCTCCTGACGCAGCCCAGCAATAAAGAAGACAGTGTTCCACGCAGACCTCAGGGTGAGTCACCAACATACTCCACATTCTGGCAAGTTCCCAGTCAGGAAGAGCACAAAGGCAGCCTTGGTGGctccagagccccaggcagggctgggaaggACAGCTGTGGACCAGCGAGGCCTGTGCAGGCTCGCTGGCCCCAAGAGGCTCACAGCCCCAGCTCCCACCCCTACCGTCTATCCCAGAACAGGCAGCCCTGCAGGCCTCTCCCTTAACCCTTGCAGGGTCCTCGGGTTGCCCAGCACGGACTCTGGGAGGCCGGTTTCCCCCAAGACCCAACTTGCCCACTGCTCCCCAGGCAgccacaggctccaggcccagcacccACTAGGCTGGACATTCTTCCAGGGCCAGTGCAGGGGAGGCTGCTCAGCCTAGCCCCTGGCTGGGGCTGCCCAGGAGCCTTCTCGCTCCTATGCTAGGGCTGCCGGCTACCCCTCATGGACAGAGAGGGCCGGAGACGAGGAGGCCAGGGCACCAGCAGGAGAACCCCAGGGGCCCCAGTGCCAAGTAAACTcactggaggtgggggaggggtggcttcTCTGGCCTGGGCAGGACGGGGGGCCGGACTGTGGCCTCGGGCATGGGCAGCTTCAGTACAGGAGGCCTGGGGGCCACAGGGGGTACAAAGAGTCCAGGCCTGGCTGCCTCCCTTGGGGGGGCCTCTTCAGTCATCTTCAAGAACTTGGGCTTGTTGGCCGGCACCGGCGGGGGCTCGGGTGTGGGTGGCCCCCGAGGGGACAGATGGAAGGACTTGAGCTTGTCACAGTTCCTGGAGGTGGCAGTGGCCATGCcagcagagctggaggcagagcCAGCCCCATGGCCAGGGAcccggggctctgggctggggctgggactctCCCGGAAGCAAGGGGGTTTCCGGAGGTTGGGCATGGTTGGCAGGTTGCCCAGTGGGGGGTCGCTCATCCTCCGGGAGGCTGTGGGCACTCTGAGGCCAGGCTCGGGCCGCCTTGGGCCCAGCACGTCCCTCTTGGAGTCCTCGGGAGCCAGGCTGGCATCGGGGAGGCCACGCttcgggggcgggggtggcagcAGAGGGCTCGGGCCCTTGGAGGCAAAGGAGTGAGCACGGGGCATGTCGGAGAAGACTGGCTTCCTGGGCGTGGGCACAGGAGGCGGGGGGTAGGCCGGCGGGTGGGTCAGAGTGTCTGCAGAGCAACGAGACCAGTCAGTGAGCAAGCATGACCTGCTTGAGGCTGGGCCAACACCACCAACCCGCACCACCTGGCCTGCCTCACGCACCCCCCAGAAGTAGCCCACACAAGCTTTCAGAAGCCTAGATGTCACATCAGGAGCCATCAGGTTCCCAGAagcagaggtagagagaagagGCAAGGCGGACTCCTAGGCCCTGACCTCAGTTAGAGGAGGCTATAACTCCCACCAACAGAGGTGAGGGGGATGGACGGAagcaggtggggaggaaggcGAGGGTTACATGTGCTCGTGCTACAAGACACATTGTGGGCATCGGGGCACAGGTCTGGGGTTCAGAGGAGAGGTGCTGGATGGAGATGCCAGTGTGACACGGCTGTCCCGGCAGCCTAAGACTGGAGGGAAAGGAGCGAGCCGGGCCTGAGTCCCAGGGTGGCCAGGGTTGTGCGGATGGGCATCAGGGGGCTGGTACTAGGCTGAGTGAGGCAGGGGGGGGCCTGGAGCACAAGGCACCTGGTGCTGAGCAAGGCGGCTGAGAAGCAGGGGGGACGGCACCAGGCCGGGTAGAGCTCCACTCACGGGTGCCGAGGGCTGCGTCGGGGGATGGGGAGGTCGCTGGAACCATATTAAGACCCATTTTGGGGACGGGGAGGTAAAGCCTGCTTGTAGGGGGCACTCAGAAGGGAGTGTGCAGGCAGGTGCGCAGGAGCGCTGGCCCTGGAGGTGCACGGCTGGGAGCAAAGCGAGGCCCAGCGTGCTCACCTCCAGCCACGTGTGGCCACAgttcagggaggggcagaggggacacAGGATGGagctgtgggctctgtgctgggagggGAGCTGGCACATGGCTGGGAGGCCCTGGTGGTGGCCTCAGAGGGAGGGGCCAGTAGGAGGGAAGGGGCTGGACCTGCTTCACCTGAGAGGGACTCGGGGTTGAGGTGGGCAGAGGACAAGGTCgttggaggagaggaggcagagacacagggaggccGTGGGTTAGGGGGTTTGTCCCAAGTCCCCAGGACAGTGGAAAGGATAGTGAGTGATGGGCACAGCCCTCTCCCGCTGACCATATGCTTTGCTGTAGCGCATACGTGTGATGCCCAGTACAAGCCTGTCTCCCTTGCCAGGGAGGTTGGGTGGGAGTGGGTCGGTAAGCGACAGGCTAGCCTGGAGGTGCTACAGATGGCCATCGGCCACAGGAGTAGGCCCTACCCTGGCCCCACCCACTCCTCAgtgtccctccttcccccctctcgGCCCCCAGGACCACCCCAGCCCAGCATCACAAGTGTGGGCCCCCAGCTCACTTATTTGTAAATCCTCCCCCTCCATCCCAGGCTTACTGCAGAGGCTGGAGGGTCAGGTGAGCAGAGCCAGCCAGAGTGCACACAACAGGGAAACGGAGGCCACCCAGAGCAGGATTCTGGCCAGCACTCCCAGCCCAGGAAGGGCTCTGCTCTAGGCCCCAGCCCCGTGAGCGCCCCAGGCTCACAGGTCGCCCACCTACCTTCGGGCTCCACGGGCTCAGGGGAGTCCGGCTCCATGTATGAGTCGTCCTCGTCCTCATGCTCATAGTCTATGAGGCAGACAGAGGGTCAGACCTAGGGCAGCCCAGGCCCAGCCGCACCCAGGGTTGGGTGGCAGGGCAGGTGCCCTCAGAACACTGGCAGCCAAGAGTCAGGGAGGCACTGGGCAAAGACCAGGTGGGCCGGGTGTGAACCCAGGACCCAGGCTGCCTGGGGAAGACAAACGGACAGATCAAGGACAGCCAGATATGTTTCCCCTCCTTGGTGGCAGCCAGAGAGGAGGGACTGATCTGTCACTGCCGCAGCCAGGTGCCGAGAggtggtggggcaggggctgCAGAGACAGCCTTACCTTCATTGTCTGTGGGGTATGGAGAGAGGCTGATGTCCACAGGCCGCTCGA contains:
- the SH3BP2 gene encoding SH3 domain-binding protein 2 isoform X3, yielding MRAAEETTSNNVFPFKIVHISKKHRTWFFSASSEDERKGWMALLRREIGHFHEKKDLPTDASDSSSDTDSFYGAVERPVDISLSPYPTDNEDYEHEDEDDSYMEPDSPEPVEPEDTLTHPPAYPPPPVPTPRKPVFSDMPRAHSFASKGPSPLLPPPPPKRGLPDASLAPEDSKRDVLGPRRPEPGLRVPTASRRMSDPPLGNLPTMPNLRKPPCFRESPSPSPEPRVPGHGAGSASSSAGMATATSRNCDKLKSFHLSPRGPPTPEPPPVPANKPKFLKMTEEAPPREAARPGLFVPPVAPRPPVLKLPMPEATVRPPVLPRPEKPPLPHLQRSPPDGQSFRSFSFEKPRRLSKPEDTSAEGSDDDYEKVPLPSSVFINTTESYEVERLFKATSPQGEPQDGLYCIRDSSTKSGKVLVVWDESSNKVRNYRIFEKDSRFYLEGEVLFVSVGSLVEHYHTHVLPSHQSLRLQRPYGYTRPR